GAGATTGCCGCGTTCCGCCTGCTGTCGAAAATGCCGACCGTCGCGGCGATGTGTTACAAATATTCCATTGGTCAGCCGTTCGTCTACCCGCAGAATAATCTCTCTTACGCTGGTAACTTCCTGCACATGATGTTCTCCACGCCGTGTGAACCGTATGAAGTGAACCCGGTGTTGGAACGCGCAATGGACCGTATTCTGATCCTGCACGCCGACCATGAACAAAACGCTTCCACCTCCACCGTGCGTACCGCGGGCTCTTCTGGCGCGAATCCGTTCGCCTGCATCGCCGCAGGTATCGCTTCACTGTGGGGACCGGCACACGGCGGCGCCAACGAAGCTGCGCTGAAGATGCTGGAAGAGATCAGCACCGTGAAACACATTCCGGAATTCCTGCGCCGCGCCAAAGACAAAAACGATTCGTTCCGTCTGATGGGCTTCGGTCACCGTGTCTACAAAAACTATGACCCGCGCGCAACCGTGATGCGTGAAACCTGCCACGAAGTGCTGCGTGAGCTGGGCACCAAAGATGATCTGCTGGAAGTGGCGATGGAGCTTGAGCACATTGCGCTCAACGATCCGTACTTTATCGAACGTAAGCTCTACCCGAACGTCGATTTCTACTCCGGTATTATCCTGAAAGCGATGGGTATTCCGTCGTCTATGTTTACCGTTATCTTCGCGATGGCGCGTACTGTGGGCTGGATTGCACACTGGAACGAAATGCACGACGATGGCATCAAAATTGCCCGTCCGCGCCAGCTGTACACCGGTTACGAAAAACGCGAGTTCAGCTCCGATCTGAAAAAAGATTGATAGCCAACCCGCAGAAAAAAACGCGCCTGAAGGCGCGTTTTTTATTTTAACGCTGACAAGCCGGGCACCAGTAAAACGGCCGGGACGACATGGTGGTTTTCTCAATTATCCCGCCGCAACGCTCGCACGGTTCGCCTGCGCGGTGAAACACCTTAAAGCGAAACAGCGCGCCGTGGTGTTTATTCTCATCCACCACGCCGCGTGTCTGATACGACAAACGGGGAATATCCAGCAGCGCATGCGCTAACACGTCGAGTTGCTCTTCGCTTAGCTGCAAAACGTTGCGCTGCGGTGCCAGGGCGCTTTGCCAGAGAATTTCGACACGCAGGTAATTTCCCAGCCCGGCAAGAAAGGCCTGATCGAGCAATAACCCCGAAAACTGGCGACGGCGAAAACGGGGTGAGAGCAGCCGTTCTTTTACCTGCGCCACGGTCAGCGACATATCCAGCACATCCGGCCCGACACGCTGTAAAAACGGATGTTGCGCCAGTTGCCCGGGCGTGAGCAGCGCGATATCCGACGCGCTGTACAGCAAAATCGCCTTTTGCTCCGTTTGCAGCCGCACGCGCAGCACACGGTTGGTTTGCGGGATCTCCCCCGCCTCAACCACGCGCCAGATGCCGTAAAGCTGGTTATGGCTGTAAAGCGTTAGCCCGCCGGAAAAATGGGTCAGGAGCGCTTTTCCCCGCGTTTCAATGTTCTCAACGCACTGCCCCACAAGATCAGCGGCGAACCCCTTCAACGACGGCAGGCCAAACCAGACATCCGTTAATGGTTTGTTTTTAACAGCGGCTTCAAGCGTATCTGCCGCCCGGCGGATCTCCGGTCCTTCCGGCATAAAAACTCCTTGCGTTAGTGGGCGGAAATCAACACGCCACGTTGGGCGAAGGCACTATGTAAGCGGCGGGCAAATAGCAACGCATGCTCACCATCGCCATGCAGGCAGACCGTTTGCGCCTGCACATTAACAAACTCACCGCTGACGCACCTCACCCGGCCTTCAAGCACCATCTCCAACGTTTGCGCCAGCGCCAGATTGTCATCATCAATTAGCGCGCCCGGCGCACTGCGCGGCACCAATCGACCATCGCGGAGGTAGCCTCGATCGGCAAATACCTCCTGGCGCGTGCGCAAACCATAACGCTCGCCAGCATGAATTAACTCGCTGCCCGCCAGCCCAACCAGAATCAATGCGGGATCTGCATCATAAACCGCTCCGGCAATGGCATCGGCCAGCGCCGCGTCATCCGCCGCCTGGTTGTAGAGCATACCGTGCGGTTTCACATGGTGCAGTTTGCCGCCTTCGGCACGCACCATCGCCGCCAGCGCACCAATTTGATACAGCATTTGGGCATAGACCCTATCCGGCGGCAGATGCATCGGCGTGCGGCCAAAGTTTTCCCGATCCGGGAATGAGGGATGCGCGCCCACCGCCACGCCGTTACGCAATGCTTCGCGCACACAGGTCAGCATGGTTTGCGCATCACCTGCGTGGAAACCGCAAGCGATATTGGCGGAAGATACAAGCTGGAGTAACGCCGCATCGTTGCCGCAGCCTTCGCCGAGATCGGCGTTTAAATCAATCTTCATTGTGCAGACGCCATGCCAGTTGATCGAGATAGATACGCTGCTCGCGCCGCGCCTTCAGCGCCTCATCCAGCGAGCACTGAACAAAGTGTATCGGCTGCCCGAGCGGGATCTGCGCCAGGTGGTACATATCCGCCTCGATAATGCAGGCAATTCGCGGGTAACCGCCGGTGGTCTGGGCATCATTCATCAGCACTATCGGTTGCCCGTTAGAGGGAACCTGGACGACGCCCGGCAACAAGCCGTGGGAAAGCAGTTCGCGTGACGTAGTGCGCACCAGCGGCTGCCCCTGTAAACGGTAACCCATGCGGTTACTCTGCGGGCTTATCTGCCACGGCAAACGCCAGAACGCCTCCTGCGAGGCGCTGTCAAATTCGTGATATTCCGGCCCCGGCAACGCGCGAATACGGTTGCCCCACAGCAACTGTTTTACTCCTTGCTGTGTGTGAAAATGACGGACAGGTTCACCCAGCGGCAAAACATCGCCATCGCGCAGTAGCCGCCCTTCCAGCCCGCCGATAGCGGTTTTCAGATCGGTGCTGACCGAGCCCATTACCGCCGGCACGGCAAAGCTCCCGGCAACCGCAAGATAGCTGCGCACACCGTGCAACGGCCTTTTCAACACCAGTCGCTGCCCGGCCTTTGCGGCAAACCGCCAGCCGGTCCACACCGCTTTACCGTCAAGCTTCGCCTCACAGCCTGCGCCAGTAAGCGCAAACCAGGCATCGCGACCAAATACCACTTCGCACTGACCAAAAGTAATTTCCAGCGCCGCCGCCGCCGGCGCGTTCCCCACCAGCGCATTAGCAATTTGCAACGCGGGTTCGTCCAGCGCGCCGCAGTAGCTGACGCCGGACTGGCGCAAGCCAATACGTTTACCGCCCTGCAAGGTGGTATACATTCCCGCACGGATAATTTTCAGCATACGCCCTCCTTGCGCGGCACAAACCGCAGCGTGTCGCCCGGACGTAATAGCACCGGCTCCGGCAAGCGCGGGTTGAACAACGCCAGATCGGTGCGGCCAATCAGGTTCCAGCCGCCAGGCGTTTCCAGTGGGTAAATGCCGGTTTGCGCGCCGCCAATGGCGACAGAACCGGCGGGAACACTCACACGCGGTTCGGCGCGGCGCGGAGTGGCAAGCGCCTCCGGCATCCCGCCCAGATAAGGGAAACCGGGCTGGAAGCCAAGAAACCACACCACGTAATCGATAGAAGCATGCAGCTCAACGACCTGCTTTTCCGTCATCCGGCAGTGTTCCGCCACCAGCCCCAGATCCGGCCCGGCCGCTTTGCCGTACAGCACCGGGATCTCAATGGATCGTGACTCGGGCTCCAGCGCCTCGCTCTCTTCCCACCAGCGCTGTAAGCGCTCAATCGCATCAAGCGCCAGCGAATGGGGATCGCGCAGCACCACCGTAATGTTATTCATCCCCGGAATGGCTTCCACCACGTCCGGCACGTCCGCCAGCCGCTGCGTCAGCCGCCAGATACGCTTTTGCGTCGCCAGTTGTACCGGTGGCTCAAGCTCCAGCACCACCGCGCTTTCACCTAACAAATAACACCGTGCTCGCTGCACTTGCCCTCTCCTTACGCCGGGTTCGGAATATCGATAAACGTGACGTCAAGATCGGTATTTTCATTCAGCCAGTCGCTGAGCGCGCGAATACCGCCGCGCTCGGTAGCGTGGTGGCCCGCAGAGTAGAAATGCAGCCCCTGTTCACGGGCGGAATGAATGGTCTGCTCGGAGACTTCGCCGGTGATAAACGCATCAACGCCGAAGCGGGCCGCTTTATCAATAAAGCCCTGCCCGCCGCCGGTACACCAGGCGACACGGGTGATTTTTTCCGGCCCGGTATCGCCACACCACAGCGGCTTGCGACCAAGACGCGCCTCAATCCACGACGCCAGTTCCCCTCCCGGAACCGGCATGGAGAGTTCGCCCCACGGCAGCAATTCTTCAATTTCACCCATTACGTTAATGCCGAGTAACGCCGCCAGTTGAGCGTTATTGCCAAGCTGTGGGTGCGCGTCGAGCGGCAGGTGCCAACCGTACAAGTTGATGTCGTTCGCCAGTAACGTTTTCAGGCGGTTACGCTTCATCCCGCGAATGATCGACGCTTCGTTTTTCCAGAAATAACCGTGATGGACAATCACCGCATCCGCCTGCTGGCGTACCGCTTCGTCCAGCAATGCCTGGCTTGCGGTCACGCCGGTGATAATTTTCTGTACCGTTTCCCGCCCTTCAACCTGTAGCCCGTTCGGGCCGTAATCACTGAACGCCGCACTGTTAAGTTTTTCGTTAATCAGTGTTTCCAGCTCGGTATTTTTCATCATCACTCCTTTACGCTTTACGGGCAGCTTCATAGGCCGCCAGCGTGGCGGTACGCGCCTGTTTATGGTCAACAATCGGGCGGGGATAATCGAGTTTTACCCCGTGTTTATCCGCCCAGTCCCAGGGTTGATGCACCGATTTTTCCGGCACCTTTTTCAGTTCAGGTAACCAGTGGCGAATAAACGCGCCGTCAGCATCAAAGCGTTCGCCCTGCGTGGTCGGGTTAAAAATACGAAAATAGGGAGCCGCATCGGTGCCCGTCGAGGCCGCCCACTGCCAGCCGCCATTGTTCGCCGCGAAATCGCCATCGATCAACTGCGACATAAAATAACGCTCCCCATGACGCCAGTCGATAAGTAAGTCCTTGACCAGGAAGCTCGCGGTTATCATCCGTAAGCGGTTGTGCATCCAGCCGGTGGCGTTCAACTGGCGCATCGCCGCATCAACAATCGGGTAGCCGGTTTTGCCGCATTGCCAGGCTTGCAGATGCCCGGCGTTTTCCTGCCACTGCACCTTATCAGTCCAGGCGATAAAAGGGCGATGCTTACAGAGTGCCGGATGATAAGTCATCAGATGGCGATAAAATTCGCGCCAAATCAGCTCATTGAGCCACACTGCGCCCGACCCGCCGTCGAGCGCCTGCGGTTGTTCAGCCAGCAGACGATGCAGGCACTGGCGCGGTGATAACGCGCCAATCGCCAGACACGCCGACAAGCGGCTGGTGCCTTCGATCGCCGGGAAATCACGCTGCTGCTCATACGCTGCCGCCTGCTGCAGGCAAAACTGACGAAGCCGCGCGATAGCGCTTTTCTCATCGGCCGGGAACAGGTTTTCGTCAAAATCCTGCTGCGGGTAATCAAGCGTAATCGGTTTTGGCGCGACGTCGACACCTTCACGCGGATGCGGCGCAGCAACACACTGTGGCAAATCCTCTTTTAACCGGCGCAGAAAGGCGTTTTTAAAAGGCGTAAAGACTTTGTACATCTCATGATTGCCGGTCATCACGCTACCGGGAGCCAGCATCACGCTGTCGTCAAAACCCTGGCAGGCGACATTCGGTAGCGCTTTTTCGACTGCAGCGTCGCGCTGTCGCTCGTTGAATTCGTATTGATAGTTGTAAAAGAGATGGCTGACTTGCTCGCTATCACAGACCTCCACTACCGTTTGTACGCTGTCGGTAAAATCCGCCGCTTCCCGGTAAATCAATGGAATGCCCTTTTCCGCCAGCGCCTGCTGCAAGGCGTTGAGATGCGCATTGAGATAGGCTGCCTGGCGAGGCGCCAGATGATGTTGCTGCCACTGCGCAGGCGTGGCAATAAACAGGGCTTTTACCTGCGCGTTATCGCTGCGACAGGCAGCAGCAAGTGCAAGGTTGTCATGCACGCGCAAATCCGCGCGAAACCAGACCAGATGGGTGGTCATACCGCTCCTAATATCCGTAACGTAAGCGCCGCGCCTCTGGCCGGGGGCAAAATGCGTTTCCCGGCCAGGGACGCGTCGGGAAATTCAACCATATAGTGTTTGAGTAAAGTCTTCGGCGCAAGCCGCGGTTGGAGTTCGCTGGCGGGCATAAAGCGTTTGATAAAAGCCAGGCATCAGCGCACGAGTGGGATTGCGCAAGGCGGGTCGAAACAAATGTCTGTCGGGGAGAAAGCGATTTAGCTGCGAGGGTAAGCTCTGTATGGACGCCGTAAAAACAGACAGGTTTTCCGGACAAACAGGCACGAATGTCAGCAGGGATTTTCTCGCGCATCACGGCTCCTTTTTCTACCCACAGTAAGTGTAGTCAAAGGTCGCAGGTAAAAAAAAGCCACCGCAAAGGCGGTGGCGATAAGGTTTGCTGTGTGTCGTCGATTAATAAAAATCGCAGGCTACTTTCTCTGCCTGCTCCATCCACACCGGTTTATCGCTGGTTTTTGCCCAGACGCGATGCAGATAGCTATAAAAACGTGCGCGGTCTTTCCAGAACAACATTACCGGTAACGCCAGCACGCCCGCCAGAACGGCGAAAGCACGTCGCATCAACACAATATGAGCCGGAAACGCTTTGTATGTGTCCATAATTCTCTCCCCTTTGTCAGGCCGGTAAGCAGCACCGGAAAATAATTAGCCACCACTGAAAGCCACTAACGTAAAAACCAGGGCGGCACTGAAATCTGGTTAAAATAGTACCGTTTTGTTTGTAATTTTACTACTCATCCGACCACTATTTTTTGTCAATTTTGGCTTTATTTACATTGAGCCGGTAAATAAGTTACAAAATGGTTAAATTAATACTAACCATCAGTTAAATTGTGGATTATTTGATAAACAGAGTTGCCCGGGGAAAGGGGCAATACGTATCCACATCACTCCGCGCGATTTTTATATTTTTTTTACACCTCGCCCGCCGATTTTTGCGAAATCTTTGCGCCAAAAATTCTACTTTTTCTGCACATCGTTAAATCACCCCGGAGGTGGATTGTGAGTGCAGGCGTAGTCATCGGCATCGTGCTGATTTTCCTGTTATTGGGCTATCTGGTTTATGCCCTGATCAACGCGGAGGCTTTCTGATGGCCGCTCAGGCGTTTCTTCTGATTGCCAGCTTTCTGCTGGTATTGTTTATCCTCGCGCGCCCGCTCGGTTCGCTGCTGGCGAAAATGATCGCCGGGCAGCCGCTTCCCGGCGTGCGCGGTATGGAAAACCTCCTCTGGCGCGGGCTCGGTATCGATACCCGTGAAATGAACTGGCGCCACTATTTGCTGGCGATTTTGTGGCTGAATATCTTCGGCCTGATGCTGCTGTTTGCGATGCTGATGCTGCAAGGCATTTTGCCGCTCAACCCACAAAACCTGCCGGGGCTCTCCTGGCATCTGGCACTGAACACCGCCGTCAGCTTTATCTCTAACACCAACTGGCAGGCGTACTCCGGGGAGAGCACCCTGAGCTATTTCAGCCAGATGGCTGGGCTGACGGTACAAAACTTCTTATCCGCCGCGACGGGTATTGCTGTGGTCTTTGCGCTGATCCGCGCTTTTTCACGCCGCAGTATGGAGACGCTCGGGAATGCCTGGGTCGATATCACGCGCATTACCCTGTGGCTGTTGCTGCCCATTGCACTGCTGATTGCGCTGTTTTTTATTCAGCAAGGGGCGCTGCAAAACTTTTCGCCGTACCAGGCTTATACCTCGCTGGAAGGTGTGCAACATCTGATGCCGATGGGGCCGGTAGCATCGCAAGAAGCGATAAAAATGCTCGGCACAAATGGCGGTGGCTTCTTTAATGCCAACTCGTCGCATCCGTTTGAAAACCCCACTGCTTTAACCAATTTTGTGCAGATGCTGGCGATCTTCCTGATCCCGGCGGCGCTGTGCTTCGCATTTGGTGATGCGGTTGGCGATCGCCGCCAGGGACACATGTTGCTGTGGGCAATGTCGATTATCTTCGTCATCTGCGCCGGAATTGTGATGTGGGCGGAATTACAGGGTAACCCACACTTCCTGACGCTCGGCGGCGATAGCGCCATCAATATGGAAGGGAAAGAGAGCCGTTTCGGCATTCTGGCCAGCAGCTTGTACGCCGTGGTCACCACCGCAGCCTCTTGCGGCGCGGTCAACGCGATGCACGACTCGTTTACCGCGCTTGGCGGCATGATCCCGATGTGGCTAATGCAGATTGGCGAAGTGGTGTTTGGCGGCGTGGGTTCAGGTCTGTACGGCATGCTGCTGTTTGTGCTGCTGGCGGTGTTTATCGCCGGGCTGATGATTGGCCGCACGCCTGAATTCCTCGGCAAGAAAATTGACGTGCGTGAAATGAAAATGACCGCGCTGGCGATCCTTGTCACCCCGGCTCTGGTACTTATTGGCACCGCGCTGGCAATGATGACCGACGCAGGTCGTAGCGGCATGTTCAACCCCGGCATTCACGGCTTTAGCGAAGTGCTGTACGCCGTCTCTTCCGCCGCCAATAACAACGGTAGCGCCTTTGCGGGCTTAAGCGCCAATACACCGTTTTGGAACTGTTTGCTGGCGTTTTGCATGTTCTTTGGTCGCTTCGGTGTGATTGTGCCGGTGATGGCGATTGCCGGTTCGCTGGTGGCGAAGAAAATTCAACCGACCAGCTCCGGCACGCTGCCAACGCATGGCGCGCTATTTATCGGCCTGCTGATTGGCACCGTGTTACTGGTCGGCGCTTTAACCTTTATTCCTGCCCTGGCGCTCGGCCCGGTGGCGGAATACCTGCAATTTTAAGAGTGGCGGAGACGCGTTATATGAGTCGTAAACAACTGGCGCTTTTCGAACCGAATCTTGTTCGCCAGGCGCTGATGGATTCCGTGACCAAGTTAAGCCCGCATGTACAGTGGCGTAACCCGGTAATGTTTATTGTCTGGATTGGCAGCGTGTTAACCACCCTGCTGGCGCTGGCAATGGCGACCGGTCATCTCGACGGCAGTGCGTGGTTCACTGGCGCTATCAGCGTGTGGCTGTGGGTGACGGTTCTGTTTGCCAACTTCGCCGAAGCGCTGGCCGAAGGCCGCAGTAAAGCGCAGGCCAATAGCCTGAAAGGGGTGAAAAAGACCGCGTTTGCCCGCAAACTTCGTGCCCCGCAGCATGACGCGCAAATCGACCACATTCCGGCGGAAGATCTGCGCAAAGGCGACATCGTACTGGTGGAAGCAGGCGACATTATCCCCTGCGATGGCGAAGTGATCGAAGGCGGCGCGTCGGTGGATGAGAGCGCGATCACCGGGGAGTCCGCACCGGTGATTCGTGAGTCCGGCGGCGATTTCGCCTCGGTAACCGGCGGTACACGCATTCTCTCTGACTGGCTGGTGATCCAGTGCAACGTTAACCCTGGCGAAACTTTCCTTGATCGTATGATCGCGATGGTCGAAGGCGCGCAGCGGCGTAAAACGCCGAACGAAATCGCGCTGACCATTTTGCTGGTGGCGCTGACGATTGTGTTCCTGCTGGCAACGGCAACGCTGTGGCCCTTCTCCGTGTATGGCGGTACGCCGGTGAGTGTCACCGTACTGGTTGCCCTGCTGGTGTGTCTCATTCCAACTACTATCGGCGGGCTGCTTTCCGCGATTGGTGTCGCGGGGATGAGCCGGATGCTGGGCGCAAACGTCATTGCCACCAGCGGTCGCGCGGTGGAAGCGGCGGGCGATGTCGATGTGTTATTGCTGGATAAGACCGGCACCATCACGCTGGGTAACCGCCAGGCGTCGGACTTCCTGCCCGCCCAGGGCGTGGATGAAAAAACGCTGGCCAATGCCGCACAGCTCTCCTCGCTGGCCGATGAAACGCCGGAAGGCCGCAGCATTGTTATTCTGGCGAAACAGCGCTTTAACCTGCGCGAACGCGACATGCAGAGCCTGCAAGCGACCTTTGTGCCGTTCACCGCGCAAACCCGGATGAGCGGGATTAACGTGCAGGATCGGATGATCCGCAAAGGTTCCGTCGATGCCATTCGCCGCCATATCGAAGCGAATGGCGGTCAGTTCCCGGCTGATGTCGAAGCGCTGGTCGAACGCGTGGCGCGCCAGGGGGCAACACCACTGGTGGTGGCCGAAGGGGCAAAAGTGCTGGGCGTGATCGCGCTGAAAGATATCGTCAAAGGTGGCATCAAAGAGCGTTTTGCCCAGTTACGCAAAATGGGTATTAAAACGGTGATGATCACCGGTGATAACCGCCTGACCGCCGCCGCGATTGCCGCCGAAGCGGGTGTCGACGATTTTCTGGCCGAAGCGACCCCGGAAGCCAAACTGGCGCTGATCCGCCAGTATCAGGCAGAAGGCCGGCTGGTGGCGATGACCGGCGATGGCACCAATGACGCCCCCGCGCTGGCGCAGGCGGATGTGGCGGTCGCGATGAACTCTGGTACGCAGGCGGCGAAAGAAGCGGGCAACATGGTGGATTTGGATTCCAACCCCACCAAGCTGATTGAAGTAGTGCATATCGGCAAACAGATGCTGATGACGCGTGGCTCGCTGACCACCTTCAGTATCGCTAACGATGTGGCGAAGTACTTCGCCATTATCCCGGCGGCGTTTGCGGCAACCTATCCGCAACTGAATATGCTCAACGTGATGCACCTGCACTCCCCGGCGTCGGCCATTTTGAGCGCCGTTATTTTTAACGCGCTGGTGATTGTGTTTCTGATCCCACTGGCATTGAAAGGGGTGAGCTACAAACCGCTGACCGCTTCTGCCATGCTGCGTCGCAACTTGTGGATCTACGGGCTGGGCGGTTTGATCGTGCCGTTTATTGGCATCAAAGCGATCGACCTTATTCTCACGTTATTCGGCCTGGTGTAAGAGGAAGATAAAAATGGCTTTATTACGTCCAGCATTTCTGCTTTTGATACTCTTTACCCTAATTACTGGCGGGCTGTATCCGCTACTGACCACCGCGCTAGGGCAATGGTGGTTTCACTATCAGGCCAATGGCTCACTTATTCGTGAAGGCGACAACGTGCGTGGCTCTCGCCTGTTAGGCCAGGATTTTACCCAGCCGGGATATTTTCATGGTCGCCCTTCCGCCACGGCGGACGCGCCTTATAATCCTATGGCGTCCGGCGGCAGTAACCTGGCGGGTAGCAACCCGGAGCTGGATAAAGAAGTGGCGCAGCGCGTCGCGCAACTGCGGGCCGATAACCCGCAAGCGGATACGCATGTTCCGGTAGAACTCATTACCACCTCGGCCAGCGGCCTTGACGGGCAGTTATCTCCGCAGACCGCTGAATGGCAGATCCCACGGGTGGCGCAGGCGCGTAACCTGCCGGTGCAGGTGGTGGCGAAGCTGGTGGCGGAGCATACCTCAACGCCGCTGGTGAATTTTATCGGCCAGCCGGTGGTGAATGTGGTGGACCTTAATCTGGCGCTGGATGCGCTCAAGGACAAATAAAGCATGACTGATGAGCCTTTGCGCCCCAATCCCGACCGCCTGCTGGAGCATGCCGCCACCGCGCACCGGGGCAAGCTGAAAGTCTTTTTTGGTGCCTGCGCCGGGGTGGGGAAAACCTTTGCGATGCTGCAGGAAGCACAGCGGCTGCGAGCGCAAGGGCTGGATATTCTGATTGGCGTAGTGGAAACCCACGGTCGAAAAGAGACTGCCGCATTGCTGGAGGGGCTGGCAACGCAGCCCGCCCGGCGTATTCATCATCGCGGACGCTTAATTCAGGAGTTTGATCTGGACGCCGCCCTTGCGCGGCGTCCGGCGCTTATTTTGATGGACGAACTGGCGCACAGTAACGCGCCCGGCTCGCGCCACCCGAAACGCTGGCAGGATGTCGAAGAGCTGCTGGAGGCGGGAATTGATGTTTTTACCACCGTCAACGTT
This genomic interval from Kosakonia sacchari SP1 contains the following:
- a CDS encoding citrate synthase, with the protein product MADKKATITYNGDAAIELDVLKGTLGQDVIDIRSLGSKGVFTFDPGFTSTASCESKITFIDGDEGILLHRGFPIDQLATESNYLEVCYILLYGEKPTQEQFDEFKLTVTRHTMIHEQITRLFHGFRRDSHPMAVLCGVTGALAAFYHDSLDVNNPRHREIAAFRLLSKMPTVAAMCYKYSIGQPFVYPQNNLSYAGNFLHMMFSTPCEPYEVNPVLERAMDRILILHADHEQNASTSTVRTAGSSGANPFACIAAGIASLWGPAHGGANEAALKMLEEISTVKHIPEFLRRAKDKNDSFRLMGFGHRVYKNYDPRATVMRETCHEVLRELGTKDDLLEVAMELEHIALNDPYFIERKLYPNVDFYSGIILKAMGIPSSMFTVIFAMARTVGWIAHWNEMHDDGIKIARPRQLYTGYEKREFSSDLKKD
- the nei gene encoding endonuclease VIII — protein: MPEGPEIRRAADTLEAAVKNKPLTDVWFGLPSLKGFAADLVGQCVENIETRGKALLTHFSGGLTLYSHNQLYGIWRVVEAGEIPQTNRVLRVRLQTEQKAILLYSASDIALLTPGQLAQHPFLQRVGPDVLDMSLTVAQVKERLLSPRFRRRQFSGLLLDQAFLAGLGNYLRVEILWQSALAPQRNVLQLSEEQLDVLAHALLDIPRLSYQTRGVVDENKHHGALFRFKVFHRAGEPCERCGGIIEKTTMSSRPFYWCPACQR
- the pxpA gene encoding 5-oxoprolinase subunit PxpA gives rise to the protein MKIDLNADLGEGCGNDAALLQLVSSANIACGFHAGDAQTMLTCVREALRNGVAVGAHPSFPDRENFGRTPMHLPPDRVYAQMLYQIGALAAMVRAEGGKLHHVKPHGMLYNQAADDAALADAIAGAVYDADPALILVGLAGSELIHAGERYGLRTRQEVFADRGYLRDGRLVPRSAPGALIDDDNLALAQTLEMVLEGRVRCVSGEFVNVQAQTVCLHGDGEHALLFARRLHSAFAQRGVLISAH
- the pxpC gene encoding 5-oxoprolinase subunit PxpC is translated as MLKIIRAGMYTTLQGGKRIGLRQSGVSYCGALDEPALQIANALVGNAPAAAALEITFGQCEVVFGRDAWFALTGAGCEAKLDGKAVWTGWRFAAKAGQRLVLKRPLHGVRSYLAVAGSFAVPAVMGSVSTDLKTAIGGLEGRLLRDGDVLPLGEPVRHFHTQQGVKQLLWGNRIRALPGPEYHEFDSASQEAFWRLPWQISPQSNRMGYRLQGQPLVRTTSRELLSHGLLPGVVQVPSNGQPIVLMNDAQTTGGYPRIACIIEADMYHLAQIPLGQPIHFVQCSLDEALKARREQRIYLDQLAWRLHNED
- the pxpB gene encoding 5-oxoprolinase subunit PxpB; translated protein: MQRARCYLLGESAVVLELEPPVQLATQKRIWRLTQRLADVPDVVEAIPGMNNITVVLRDPHSLALDAIERLQRWWEESEALEPESRSIEIPVLYGKAAGPDLGLVAEHCRMTEKQVVELHASIDYVVWFLGFQPGFPYLGGMPEALATPRRAEPRVSVPAGSVAIGGAQTGIYPLETPGGWNLIGRTDLALFNPRLPEPVLLRPGDTLRFVPRKEGVC
- a CDS encoding type 2 GTP cyclohydrolase I, with protein sequence MKNTELETLINEKLNSAAFSDYGPNGLQVEGRETVQKIITGVTASQALLDEAVRQQADAVIVHHGYFWKNEASIIRGMKRNRLKTLLANDINLYGWHLPLDAHPQLGNNAQLAALLGINVMGEIEELLPWGELSMPVPGGELASWIEARLGRKPLWCGDTGPEKITRVAWCTGGGQGFIDKAARFGVDAFITGEVSEQTIHSAREQGLHFYSAGHHATERGGIRALSDWLNENTDLDVTFIDIPNPA
- the phrB gene encoding deoxyribodipyrimidine photo-lyase, with product MTTHLVWFRADLRVHDNLALAAACRSDNAQVKALFIATPAQWQQHHLAPRQAAYLNAHLNALQQALAEKGIPLIYREAADFTDSVQTVVEVCDSEQVSHLFYNYQYEFNERQRDAAVEKALPNVACQGFDDSVMLAPGSVMTGNHEMYKVFTPFKNAFLRRLKEDLPQCVAAPHPREGVDVAPKPITLDYPQQDFDENLFPADEKSAIARLRQFCLQQAAAYEQQRDFPAIEGTSRLSACLAIGALSPRQCLHRLLAEQPQALDGGSGAVWLNELIWREFYRHLMTYHPALCKHRPFIAWTDKVQWQENAGHLQAWQCGKTGYPIVDAAMRQLNATGWMHNRLRMITASFLVKDLLIDWRHGERYFMSQLIDGDFAANNGGWQWAASTGTDAAPYFRIFNPTTQGERFDADGAFIRHWLPELKKVPEKSVHQPWDWADKHGVKLDYPRPIVDHKQARTATLAAYEAARKA
- a CDS encoding YbfA family protein, which codes for MDTYKAFPAHIVLMRRAFAVLAGVLALPVMLFWKDRARFYSYLHRVWAKTSDKPVWMEQAEKVACDFY
- the kdpF gene encoding K(+)-transporting ATPase subunit F — its product is MSAGVVIGIVLIFLLLGYLVYALINAEAF
- the kdpA gene encoding potassium-transporting ATPase subunit KdpA, giving the protein MAAQAFLLIASFLLVLFILARPLGSLLAKMIAGQPLPGVRGMENLLWRGLGIDTREMNWRHYLLAILWLNIFGLMLLFAMLMLQGILPLNPQNLPGLSWHLALNTAVSFISNTNWQAYSGESTLSYFSQMAGLTVQNFLSAATGIAVVFALIRAFSRRSMETLGNAWVDITRITLWLLLPIALLIALFFIQQGALQNFSPYQAYTSLEGVQHLMPMGPVASQEAIKMLGTNGGGFFNANSSHPFENPTALTNFVQMLAIFLIPAALCFAFGDAVGDRRQGHMLLWAMSIIFVICAGIVMWAELQGNPHFLTLGGDSAINMEGKESRFGILASSLYAVVTTAASCGAVNAMHDSFTALGGMIPMWLMQIGEVVFGGVGSGLYGMLLFVLLAVFIAGLMIGRTPEFLGKKIDVREMKMTALAILVTPALVLIGTALAMMTDAGRSGMFNPGIHGFSEVLYAVSSAANNNGSAFAGLSANTPFWNCLLAFCMFFGRFGVIVPVMAIAGSLVAKKIQPTSSGTLPTHGALFIGLLIGTVLLVGALTFIPALALGPVAEYLQF